The Montipora foliosa isolate CH-2021 chromosome 14, ASM3666993v2, whole genome shotgun sequence genome window below encodes:
- the LOC137985025 gene encoding galanin receptor type 1-like isoform X1 codes for MQGISCYQMTRQLFAHPDNSLSRLDHSGDAKTGQVNPVNMTANGTMNTTAITQTSNSVDEDSGKPIYYTRLACYAVIFFVGVIGNILVCLVVCRERKMKNVTNYFIFNLAISDLSVLLICIPFDFGEIVTQTFPYGAVMCKLVYPLQTLATTASVGTLVAISLNRFMAVVYPLRPQLTTRDAKKVIGVIWVFALALVSPYIAVLELDKDNERCIETFHAKGLKAGAYTISIFLLQYVVPLSIIGLSYIRIGRDLRRDKCHYSNDTLQRDQEKEAYKVMKILTVVVIVFALLMLPNHIVFLWIDFGNGGKAKHADDILALCQICVYANSASNPLIYNAVNEQFREGFKNYFRSWIDCVLNIKASKRKDQVRKEKGRPIVTRNIGGCTMCISSETSVNGALSNSSDSRGNTNDWNETKAETVLLTCTPQNGELGTAL; via the exons GGTCAGGTAAATCCAGTTAACATGACGGCTAATGGGACAATGAATACTACAGCTATTACTCAGACTTCAAACTCTGTCGATGAAGACAGCGGAAAGCCAATCTACTACACTCGACTCGCTTGCTACGCAGTGATCTTCTTCGTCGGAGTCATTGGAAATATTTTGGTTTGTCTCGTGGTCTGCCGCGAACGCAAAATGAAGAATGTCACCAACTATTTCATCTTCAATCTCGCCATCAGTGACTTGTCAGTGCTTCTTATTTGTATTCCTTTTGATTTCGGCGAAATTGTGACACAAACCTTTCCCTATGGCGCTGTTATGTGCAAGTTGGTTTATCCTCTGCAAACTCTGGCTACTACCGCATCGGTCGGAACTCTTGTTGCCATAAGCCTAAATAG GTTTATGGCAGTGGTGTACCCTTTACGACCGCAGCTCACGACACGTGACGCCAAAAAAGTGATCGGTGTTATATGGGTCTTCGCCCTGGCTCTTGTGTCACCTTACATTGCAGTGTTGGAGTTAGACAAAGACAACGAAAGATGTATTGAAACATTTCACGCCAAAGGACTCAAAGCTGGCGCCTATACAATTTCAATATTCCTTCTTCAGTATGTGGTTCCATTGTCAATCATTGGATTGTCTTATATAAG AATTGGCAGGGATTTGCGGCGAGACAAATGCCACTACTCAAACGATACTCTTCAGCGCGATCAAGAAAAAGAGGCTTATAAAGTTATGAAGATTCTTACGGTTGTTGTCATCGTCTTTGCTCTACTCATGCTCCCAAATCACATAGTCTTTCTATGGATTGATTTTGGCAATGGAG GAAAAGCAAAACACGCCGATGATATCTTGGCACTTTGTCAGATTTGTGTCTACGCCAACAGCGCTTCCAATCCCCTCATTTATAACGCCGTTAATGAACAGTTTAGAGAGGGCTTTAAGAACTACTTCCGGTCGTGGATAGATTGCGTTCTGAATATCAAAGCTAGCAAAAGGAAAGATCAAGTGAGGAAAGAGAAAGGGAGACCAATCGTAACCAGAAATATCGGAGGCTGTACGATGTGCATAAGCAGTGAGACTTCTGTAAATGGAGCGCTGAGTAATAGCAGTGATTCAAGAGGAAATACCAATGATTGGAACGAAACGAAAGCGGAAACAGTTCTCCTCACATGTACCCCTCAAAACGGAGAGCTGGGAACCGCTTTGTAG
- the LOC137985025 gene encoding galanin receptor type 1-like isoform X3: MTANGTMNTTAITQTSNSVDEDSGKPIYYTRLACYAVIFFVGVIGNILVCLVVCRERKMKNVTNYFIFNLAISDLSVLLICIPFDFGEIVTQTFPYGAVMCKLVYPLQTLATTASVGTLVAISLNRFMAVVYPLRPQLTTRDAKKVIGVIWVFALALVSPYIAVLELDKDNERCIETFHAKGLKAGAYTISIFLLQYVVPLSIIGLSYIRIGRDLRRDKCHYSNDTLQRDQEKEAYKVMKILTVVVIVFALLMLPNHIVFLWIDFGNGGKAKHADDILALCQICVYANSASNPLIYNAVNEQFREGFKNYFRSWIDCVLNIKASKRKDQVRKEKGRPIVTRNIGGCTMCISSETSVNGALSNSSDSRGNTNDWNETKAETVLLTCTPQNGELGTAL; this comes from the exons ATGACGGCTAATGGGACAATGAATACTACAGCTATTACTCAGACTTCAAACTCTGTCGATGAAGACAGCGGAAAGCCAATCTACTACACTCGACTCGCTTGCTACGCAGTGATCTTCTTCGTCGGAGTCATTGGAAATATTTTGGTTTGTCTCGTGGTCTGCCGCGAACGCAAAATGAAGAATGTCACCAACTATTTCATCTTCAATCTCGCCATCAGTGACTTGTCAGTGCTTCTTATTTGTATTCCTTTTGATTTCGGCGAAATTGTGACACAAACCTTTCCCTATGGCGCTGTTATGTGCAAGTTGGTTTATCCTCTGCAAACTCTGGCTACTACCGCATCGGTCGGAACTCTTGTTGCCATAAGCCTAAATAG GTTTATGGCAGTGGTGTACCCTTTACGACCGCAGCTCACGACACGTGACGCCAAAAAAGTGATCGGTGTTATATGGGTCTTCGCCCTGGCTCTTGTGTCACCTTACATTGCAGTGTTGGAGTTAGACAAAGACAACGAAAGATGTATTGAAACATTTCACGCCAAAGGACTCAAAGCTGGCGCCTATACAATTTCAATATTCCTTCTTCAGTATGTGGTTCCATTGTCAATCATTGGATTGTCTTATATAAG AATTGGCAGGGATTTGCGGCGAGACAAATGCCACTACTCAAACGATACTCTTCAGCGCGATCAAGAAAAAGAGGCTTATAAAGTTATGAAGATTCTTACGGTTGTTGTCATCGTCTTTGCTCTACTCATGCTCCCAAATCACATAGTCTTTCTATGGATTGATTTTGGCAATGGAG GAAAAGCAAAACACGCCGATGATATCTTGGCACTTTGTCAGATTTGTGTCTACGCCAACAGCGCTTCCAATCCCCTCATTTATAACGCCGTTAATGAACAGTTTAGAGAGGGCTTTAAGAACTACTTCCGGTCGTGGATAGATTGCGTTCTGAATATCAAAGCTAGCAAAAGGAAAGATCAAGTGAGGAAAGAGAAAGGGAGACCAATCGTAACCAGAAATATCGGAGGCTGTACGATGTGCATAAGCAGTGAGACTTCTGTAAATGGAGCGCTGAGTAATAGCAGTGATTCAAGAGGAAATACCAATGATTGGAACGAAACGAAAGCGGAAACAGTTCTCCTCACATGTACCCCTCAAAACGGAGAGCTGGGAACCGCTTTGTAG
- the LOC137985025 gene encoding galanin receptor type 1-like isoform X2 — translation MQGISCYQMTRQGQVNPVNMTANGTMNTTAITQTSNSVDEDSGKPIYYTRLACYAVIFFVGVIGNILVCLVVCRERKMKNVTNYFIFNLAISDLSVLLICIPFDFGEIVTQTFPYGAVMCKLVYPLQTLATTASVGTLVAISLNRFMAVVYPLRPQLTTRDAKKVIGVIWVFALALVSPYIAVLELDKDNERCIETFHAKGLKAGAYTISIFLLQYVVPLSIIGLSYIRIGRDLRRDKCHYSNDTLQRDQEKEAYKVMKILTVVVIVFALLMLPNHIVFLWIDFGNGGKAKHADDILALCQICVYANSASNPLIYNAVNEQFREGFKNYFRSWIDCVLNIKASKRKDQVRKEKGRPIVTRNIGGCTMCISSETSVNGALSNSSDSRGNTNDWNETKAETVLLTCTPQNGELGTAL, via the exons GGTCAGGTAAATCCAGTTAACATGACGGCTAATGGGACAATGAATACTACAGCTATTACTCAGACTTCAAACTCTGTCGATGAAGACAGCGGAAAGCCAATCTACTACACTCGACTCGCTTGCTACGCAGTGATCTTCTTCGTCGGAGTCATTGGAAATATTTTGGTTTGTCTCGTGGTCTGCCGCGAACGCAAAATGAAGAATGTCACCAACTATTTCATCTTCAATCTCGCCATCAGTGACTTGTCAGTGCTTCTTATTTGTATTCCTTTTGATTTCGGCGAAATTGTGACACAAACCTTTCCCTATGGCGCTGTTATGTGCAAGTTGGTTTATCCTCTGCAAACTCTGGCTACTACCGCATCGGTCGGAACTCTTGTTGCCATAAGCCTAAATAG GTTTATGGCAGTGGTGTACCCTTTACGACCGCAGCTCACGACACGTGACGCCAAAAAAGTGATCGGTGTTATATGGGTCTTCGCCCTGGCTCTTGTGTCACCTTACATTGCAGTGTTGGAGTTAGACAAAGACAACGAAAGATGTATTGAAACATTTCACGCCAAAGGACTCAAAGCTGGCGCCTATACAATTTCAATATTCCTTCTTCAGTATGTGGTTCCATTGTCAATCATTGGATTGTCTTATATAAG AATTGGCAGGGATTTGCGGCGAGACAAATGCCACTACTCAAACGATACTCTTCAGCGCGATCAAGAAAAAGAGGCTTATAAAGTTATGAAGATTCTTACGGTTGTTGTCATCGTCTTTGCTCTACTCATGCTCCCAAATCACATAGTCTTTCTATGGATTGATTTTGGCAATGGAG GAAAAGCAAAACACGCCGATGATATCTTGGCACTTTGTCAGATTTGTGTCTACGCCAACAGCGCTTCCAATCCCCTCATTTATAACGCCGTTAATGAACAGTTTAGAGAGGGCTTTAAGAACTACTTCCGGTCGTGGATAGATTGCGTTCTGAATATCAAAGCTAGCAAAAGGAAAGATCAAGTGAGGAAAGAGAAAGGGAGACCAATCGTAACCAGAAATATCGGAGGCTGTACGATGTGCATAAGCAGTGAGACTTCTGTAAATGGAGCGCTGAGTAATAGCAGTGATTCAAGAGGAAATACCAATGATTGGAACGAAACGAAAGCGGAAACAGTTCTCCTCACATGTACCCCTCAAAACGGAGAGCTGGGAACCGCTTTGTAG